CCACGGAAAGCTTTCTGCGCAGCAGCGAAGTGCATCGCCTGTTCATTCAGGAACTCGTGCAGGGCACGTTCGCGGAAGCGGAGAACGATGACCTGCGCATTCAGGCGGTCCGCACCCTTGTGGAGACCGAAATCGTGGCGATGCTTGAGGAACGCCGGGAGGAGCTGCTGGATCGTCTCGCTCAGCAGATGCTGAACTCCGCGAAGGGAGATTTCAAGGCCGCTCGTTCCGCCTCAGAAGAGGCCTTAATGGAAGTGGAACACTTGGTGGTCAACCACGCCGAAGCGCTCTGAAGCAAAGGCTTTAACGCCAGAACGTGCTGCCGAATCACACGATCGGCAGCACTTCCTGTTCAAGGCCAAGGGCCCAGCTCAGCTCTCCGCGGCGATGCAGAACGCGCGCTCGAAGAATCAGTGGGTCGATGTCGCAATCGAGTTCCCAACAGCCATCCAGTTGATCGCGATGCTGATCGAGGGGGCTGCTGAAGGAAGAGCGTTGGGCCATGGCGATGGGCGGGACCCGATCCCGATGGAGCTGATGGCCGGACGGTAGAGATGCCACGGCGCAAAGGAATGGTTAAAAAGACTCAATCTTCCCGAGAGGCGATATCTCAGCCGTCAGCTTCAACCTGCCGTCCAAGGTCGACCCCGATCGCGACACAGTCCCTGTCCAACCGAGGCAGTGGCAGCTGCAGCTGATTCAGCTCCTGCGACGAAGGCTTGAACTTCAGGGCAGCAGCCGCGACCTTCTTGTGTTTGCAGGCCCAGGAGCGGGGAAAACACTGGGTGCCCTGCTGGGATTCCGCGCGATGCGGGATCAAGGCCGGCTGAACCATTTCGTGGTCTTCTGCCACCGAACCTCAATCCTGAATCAATGGAAATCAGCCGCTGCTCGTCTCGGCTTGCGCCTGGAGGAGTGGCCTTGCACGCCGGAAGAAAGCGATGGGGCAGACGGCCTTTTGGTGACATATCAGGGTGCCGGTCGGCAATGCGACGCGCTGCTGACACTGCTCGATCAACGGGGCGCCAGCACCTGTATGGCGATCGCCGATGAAGCGCACCATCTCGGGGTGGATCCCGATGAACCGGACGCAACAGCCTGGGGACAGACCTTTCTGGAGCTGACCAACACCATCAGCCTGCGTCTGGGACTCACAGGAACCCCCTTTCGTGCCGACAACCTGGGGTTCTGCGCCGCCCGTCGAATCCGGGTTCAACTGGACGACGGTGGCTGGGTCGAGCAGATCCGTCCGGATCTCTGCGTGGAACCAAGGGACCTGATCGCGGCAGGGGATGTCCGCCCCCTGGAGTTCCGCTTTCAGGATGGCTGGGTTGAACACAGCCGTGAGGGGCACCCCGACCGCGACGTTTCCCCCCTTTCGTCCGAACAGCGGGAAAGCTGGCGTGCTCGCAACCTGCGTCGCGCCATACGCCTAGCCGACAGCAGCAGCATTGGCCAGCAGGTGCTGCTGAGAGCGCAGCAGAAACTGAATCAACTTCAGGAGCGTCAGCCACAGTCAGCTGGCCTTGTCATCGCCCGCGACATCAATCACGCCGAGGCCATCAGCCGGGTGTTGATTGAAGACGGCAACCGGGTGGAGCTGATTCATTCCCAGAGCCCCCAAGCGACGGAACGCTTGAACGCCTTCCAAAGCGGGAGTGCCGATTGGCTTGTGAGCATTGACATGTGCGCGGAAGGCTTTGATGCACCACGCCTAAGGGTGGTTGCCTATCTGACCACCGTTGTGACCCGCAGCCGTTTTGTGCAGGGCATCACCCGGGCTGTACGGATGACACCGGAGCTTGCCGCCTGCGAAGCCATCCCCCGAGAGGCCTCCTTCGTTTTCGCTCCGGCGGACCCTCTGCTGATGGACTACGCACGGTCGTGGTCTGTGGCCGAGCCCTACGTGCTGCGCCCGCAGGAGCAGGACGCACAAGATGAGCTACCGGGAGTGGGGCCATGGCGCGGCCCGAGCCTTCCCCTGGAGGCAGTTG
The Synechococcus sp. PROS-U-1 DNA segment above includes these coding regions:
- a CDS encoding EF-1 guanine nucleotide exchange domain-containing protein, whose product is MGLSAIECPDGLCHSHHGGHAVERETMQSTLQLHGKDWCERLAERIYEISVDTFSQSVMPSLHTAGWQRRHLDWEFKLNDGESEPDRTLVDGMINATESFLRSSEVHRLFIQELVQGTFAEAENDDLRIQAVRTLVETEIVAMLEERREELLDRLAQQMLNSAKGDFKAARSASEEALMEVEHLVVNHAEAL
- a CDS encoding DEAD/DEAH box helicase, with translation MQLLRRRLELQGSSRDLLVFAGPGAGKTLGALLGFRAMRDQGRLNHFVVFCHRTSILNQWKSAAARLGLRLEEWPCTPEESDGADGLLVTYQGAGRQCDALLTLLDQRGASTCMAIADEAHHLGVDPDEPDATAWGQTFLELTNTISLRLGLTGTPFRADNLGFCAARRIRVQLDDGGWVEQIRPDLCVEPRDLIAAGDVRPLEFRFQDGWVEHSREGHPDRDVSPLSSEQRESWRARNLRRAIRLADSSSIGQQVLLRAQQKLNQLQERQPQSAGLVIARDINHAEAISRVLIEDGNRVELIHSQSPQATERLNAFQSGSADWLVSIDMCAEGFDAPRLRVVAYLTTVVTRSRFVQGITRAVRMTPELAACEAIPREASFVFAPADPLLMDYARSWSVAEPYVLRPQEQDAQDELPGVGPWRGPSLPLEAVEDGAGEVIRLKTPELPAFLQR